A single Bacteroidota bacterium DNA region contains:
- the recG gene encoding ATP-dependent DNA helicase RecG, translated as MNTNYLDTPIEYIKGVGPQRADALKTELHIFSAEDLIKHYPYRYVDRTKFYKVREINADIPYVQVMGKIIDMRTVGEKRAKRFIATLKDETGEVELVWFQGIRWIEEKIKYHTTYIIFGRPNIYNGKINLPHPEIEEKNEENTTLASAWQALYNTTEKLKFKGLDSKGVGRIIKTAVSGLATHPIEETIPKTIIQELKLLDISSALKNIHIPANADLLKHAEYRLKFEELFYVQLKLLRSKLIRQKTYAGFQFSKVGDYFNNFYNNHLPFPLTNAQKRVIKEIRVDMGSGKQMNRLLQGDVGSGKTLVALMTMLIALDNGFQACLIAPTEILAQQHFQTLSQLLQPMNIKIGLLIGSSKTKARKELHELLRNGEMHLLIGTHALLEDEVQFQNLGLVVIDEQHRFGVAQRAQMWKKNTQPPHVLVMTATPIPRTLAMTLYGDLDVSVIDEMPPGRKPIQTIHRFDSQRLKVFAFIKEEIQKGRQIYVVYPLIEESEKLDLKNLMEGYESMVREFPLPNYRISIVHGKMKPADKDFEMQRFVKGETQIMIATTVIEVGVNVPNASVMIIENAERFGLSQLHQLRGRVGRGAEKSYCILMSSYKLSTEAKTRIETMVRTVDGFEIAEVDLRLRGPGDISGTQQSGLVDLRLADLAKDAHILQQARNIASELLSTDPNLEKPEHKCVVINLKRLRKDRPNWSRIS; from the coding sequence TTGAATACAAATTATTTAGACACCCCAATTGAATACATCAAAGGCGTAGGGCCTCAGCGTGCCGATGCGCTAAAAACAGAGCTGCATATTTTTTCGGCAGAAGACCTTATAAAACATTATCCATATAGATACGTTGACAGAACTAAGTTTTACAAGGTACGCGAAATAAATGCCGACATTCCCTATGTACAGGTAATGGGGAAAATTATTGATATGCGCACTGTTGGCGAAAAAAGAGCCAAACGATTTATTGCTACATTAAAAGATGAAACAGGAGAAGTTGAGTTGGTTTGGTTTCAAGGCATTCGTTGGATTGAAGAGAAAATCAAATACCACACTACCTATATTATATTTGGACGTCCAAATATATATAACGGAAAAATTAACCTGCCCCATCCTGAAATAGAAGAAAAAAACGAAGAAAACACTACACTTGCCAGTGCATGGCAAGCTCTGTACAACACTACCGAAAAATTAAAATTCAAAGGTCTTGATAGCAAAGGAGTTGGAAGAATAATAAAAACAGCCGTTAGCGGGCTTGCTACACATCCCATAGAAGAGACAATTCCAAAAACTATAATTCAGGAATTAAAACTACTCGATATTTCATCTGCCCTAAAAAATATTCATATCCCGGCAAATGCCGATTTACTAAAGCATGCAGAATACAGACTAAAATTCGAAGAGCTTTTTTATGTTCAACTTAAACTGTTGCGCAGCAAATTAATCAGACAAAAAACATATGCCGGGTTTCAGTTTTCAAAAGTGGGAGATTACTTCAATAATTTTTACAACAACCATTTACCCTTCCCTTTAACCAATGCGCAAAAGCGCGTTATCAAAGAAATTAGAGTGGATATGGGTTCGGGCAAGCAAATGAATAGGTTGCTGCAAGGCGATGTAGGCAGCGGAAAAACATTGGTTGCTTTAATGACTATGCTTATTGCGCTAGATAATGGATTTCAAGCCTGCTTAATTGCACCTACCGAAATACTTGCACAACAACACTTCCAAACACTCTCGCAATTATTGCAACCAATGAATATTAAAATTGGCTTACTCATTGGATCTTCTAAAACCAAGGCTAGAAAAGAATTACACGAATTGTTGCGCAACGGAGAAATGCATTTATTAATTGGGACACACGCCCTACTGGAAGATGAAGTGCAATTTCAAAATTTAGGATTGGTTGTTATTGATGAGCAGCATCGATTTGGTGTTGCACAACGTGCACAAATGTGGAAAAAAAACACACAACCTCCACATGTATTGGTAATGACGGCAACTCCCATTCCACGCACCTTAGCCATGACATTGTATGGAGATTTAGATGTTTCCGTTATTGATGAAATGCCTCCCGGGCGTAAACCCATACAAACCATACACCGCTTCGATTCGCAGCGACTAAAAGTATTTGCTTTTATAAAAGAAGAAATACAAAAAGGCAGACAGATTTATGTTGTGTATCCATTAATTGAAGAGTCTGAAAAACTTGATTTGAAAAATTTAATGGAAGGATACGAAAGTATGGTAAGAGAATTTCCATTGCCCAACTACCGCATTAGTATTGTGCATGGAAAGATGAAACCCGCAGATAAAGATTTTGAAATGCAGCGCTTTGTAAAAGGCGAAACACAAATAATGATTGCAACTACCGTAATCGAAGTAGGCGTAAACGTGCCCAATGCAAGTGTAATGATTATAGAAAATGCAGAACGATTTGGATTATCACAATTGCACCAATTGCGTGGACGTGTGGGAAGAGGTGCGGAAAAATCGTATTGCATTTTAATGTCGTCATACAAACTCTCTACAGAAGCCAAAACACGCATAGAAACAATGGTTCGAACTGTTGATGGATTTGAAATAGCCGAAGTAGATTTACGACTAAGAGGCCCCGGAGACATAAGCGGTACGCAACAAAGCGGGTTAGTTGATTTACGACTAGCAGATTTGGCTAAAGATGCTCACATCTTGCAACAAGCTCGTAACATAGCATCTGAGCTTTTGAGCACGGATCCAAATTTAGAAAAACCGGAACATAAATGTGTGGTAATTAATTTGAAAAGACTCAGAAAAGACCGACCAAACTGGAGTAGAATTAGCTAA
- a CDS encoding flavin reductase family protein, whose amino-acid sequence MLTINPKEVKTSVLHSYLLGAVAPRPIAFASTIDKNGTPNLAPFSFFNVFSANPPIAIFSPARSGRTGATKHTYDNIKEVPEVVINVVNYNIVQQTSLASTEYPKGTNEFEKAGFTQIKSELIKPYRVKESPVHLECKVNQVIELGTQGGAGNLIICEVVLMHIDETVLDANKNIDPFKIDLVARHGGNWYCRANGDSLFEVAKPLLTMGIGVDQIPASIKNSSVLTGNNLGQLGNVEKLPSTEEINAFKNTLEQRLASYKGNTHNKIHSVAQQLLAENKVHEAWMTLLSE is encoded by the coding sequence ATGCTAACCATAAACCCGAAAGAGGTAAAAACATCTGTATTACACTCTTACCTATTAGGAGCTGTAGCACCACGACCTATTGCTTTTGCAAGTACGATTGATAAAAATGGAACTCCCAATTTAGCGCCATTTAGCTTTTTCAATGTATTTAGTGCAAACCCACCCATTGCAATATTTTCACCGGCAAGAAGCGGTAGAACTGGCGCTACTAAGCACACCTACGACAACATAAAAGAAGTACCCGAAGTAGTTATCAATGTTGTTAACTATAATATTGTACAACAAACATCGCTTGCAAGTACCGAATACCCTAAGGGAACAAATGAATTTGAAAAGGCAGGATTTACCCAAATCAAATCAGAATTAATAAAACCTTATAGAGTAAAGGAATCTCCCGTGCACTTGGAATGTAAAGTAAATCAAGTGATAGAACTCGGAACACAAGGCGGTGCGGGCAACTTGATTATTTGTGAAGTTGTACTCATGCATATCGATGAAACAGTTTTAGATGCTAATAAAAACATTGACCCATTTAAAATTGATTTGGTAGCAAGGCACGGAGGAAATTGGTATTGTAGAGCAAATGGCGACTCACTTTTTGAAGTTGCCAAACCTCTGTTAACAATGGGAATTGGCGTAGATCAAATTCCGGCATCAATAAAAAATAGCAGCGTTCTAACCGGTAATAATTTAGGGCAATTGGGAAATGTAGAAAAACTGCCCTCAACCGAAGAGATAAATGCATTTAAAAATACGCTTGAACAGAGGTTGGCTTCGTACAAGGGAAATACACACAACAAAATTCATTCTGTTGCACAACAGCTATTGGCTGAAAACAAAGTTCACGAAGCATGGATGACGCTTCTATCCGAATAA
- a CDS encoding YhcH/YjgK/YiaL family protein — protein sequence MIVDKLENITIYNGLGDRFKKAFEYLTKTNFKELENGKYSIEEDTIFAIVMEYATKDANECKLEAHKKYADIQYIIEGEEQIGVAILKNQIPTTAYNSEKDCAFYTAPISLIKLETGLFAIFMPHDIHMPGIQVNESKSLKKVVVKVKL from the coding sequence ATGATAGTCGATAAATTAGAAAACATCACCATTTATAATGGTCTAGGAGATAGATTTAAAAAGGCATTCGAATACCTTACTAAAACTAATTTTAAAGAATTAGAAAACGGAAAATATAGTATTGAAGAGGATACGATATTCGCAATTGTAATGGAATACGCAACCAAAGATGCGAACGAATGCAAATTAGAGGCGCACAAAAAATATGCAGACATACAATACATCATTGAAGGAGAAGAACAAATTGGAGTTGCCATTTTAAAAAATCAAATACCTACAACCGCTTATAACTCTGAGAAAGACTGTGCTTTCTACACCGCGCCCATTTCACTCATAAAATTGGAAACAGGTCTATTTGCTATTTTCATGCCGCATGATATTCACATGCCGGGAATACAAGTAAACGAAAGCAAATCACTAAAAAAAGTAGTTGTAAAAGTTAAACTATAA